The genomic DNA TCCCCCTGGCTAGGGGTATGCTAGGGCCCGGAGGGCAGTATGGCCTACAAGCACATAAGGATCCCGGAAGACGGCGAGCGGATCACCATCCAAAACGGCACCCTGCAGGTGCCGGACCGGCCCATCATCGGCTTCATCGAAGGGGACGGCACCGGGCCCGACATCTGGAGAGCGGCCAAGCCCGTCCTAGACGCCGCTGTAGAAAAGGCCTACGGGGGCAAGCGCAAAATCGCTTGGGCCGAGATCTACGCCGGGGAGAAGGCCAACCAGGTGTACGGCGAGCCCATCTGGCTTCCCGAGGAAACCCTGGAGTTCATCCGGGAGTACCTGGTGGCCATCAAGGGCCCCCTGACCACCCCGGTGGGGGGCGGGATCCGCTCCATCAACGTGGCCCTGCGGCAGGAGCTGGACCTTTACGCCTGCGTGCGCCCCGTGCGCTGGTTCCAAGGCGTACCGAGCCCGGTGAAGCACCCGGAGCTCGTGAACATGGTCATCTTCCGGGAGAACACCGAGGACATCTACGCCGGGATTGAGTGGCCGGCGGGGAGCGAGGAGGTGAAGAAGGTCCTGGACTTCCTCAAGCGGGAGTTCCCCAAGGCCTACGCCAAAATCCGCTTCCCGGAAACCTCGGGCATCGGCCTCAAGCCCGTGTCCAAGGAGGGGACGGAGCGCCTGGTGGCGGCGGCCATCGACTACGCCATCAAGGAGGACCTGCCCAGCGTCACCCTGGTGCACAAGGGCAACATCATGAAGTTCACCGAGGGGGCCTTCCGGGAGTGGGGCTACGCCCTGGCCCGGGAGCGGTACGGGGCGGTGCCCCTGGAGGGCGGCCCGTGGCACGTGCTGAAAAACCCCAAGACGGGCCGGGACATCGTCATCAAGGACATGATCGCCGACAACTTCCTGCAGCA from Thermus sp. LT1-2-5 includes the following:
- the icd gene encoding NADP-dependent isocitrate dehydrogenase, with product MAYKHIRIPEDGERITIQNGTLQVPDRPIIGFIEGDGTGPDIWRAAKPVLDAAVEKAYGGKRKIAWAEIYAGEKANQVYGEPIWLPEETLEFIREYLVAIKGPLTTPVGGGIRSINVALRQELDLYACVRPVRWFQGVPSPVKHPELVNMVIFRENTEDIYAGIEWPAGSEEVKKVLDFLKREFPKAYAKIRFPETSGIGLKPVSKEGTERLVAAAIDYAIKEDLPSVTLVHKGNIMKFTEGAFREWGYALARERYGAVPLEGGPWHVLKNPKTGRDIVIKDMIADNFLQQILLRPDEYSVIATLNLNGDYISDALAAQVGGIGIAPGANINYQTGHAVFEATHGTAPKYAGQDKVNPSSVILSGEMMLRYLGWNEAADLILAAMERTIAKGLVTYDFHRLLVAEGKPATLLKTSEFGRALIEHM